A single region of the Ornithorhynchus anatinus isolate Pmale09 chromosome 13, mOrnAna1.pri.v4, whole genome shotgun sequence genome encodes:
- the LOC103166427 gene encoding 7-alpha-hydroxycholest-4-en-3-one 12-alpha-hydroxylase: protein MALWPVVLSALVLGLLGALHLLGVFRRRRPGEPPLDRGLVPWLGHALDFRRDSVSFLSRMKRRHGDIFTVLIGGRYFTFVLDPLSFGALVKERRSRLDFELFARELVFHVFGYRGPSEDHSIILNASVKHLMGQGLEHMTQVMMENLAKVLPRRDGPGAAGWRHDELFHFSYSLVFRAGYLSLFGYEEETGVGPQLDSTFYKFRKYDSFFPRLAYSVLTPWEKAQVEQLKHHFWDLLEYQKMEKWANKSHWLGDQQRRLTELGTPGSMLGRFNFMLLWASQGNTGPASFWALFYLLKHPEALRAVRAEVDGVLREAGWQGGGSLFQVTHSMLQRTPVLDSVLEETLRLTAGPILIRSVLQDMTLDMANGRSFALRRGDRLALFPHVAVQLDPEIHPEPHAFKYDRFLNAEGSRKVDFFKHGKRVKYYSMPWGAGVSICPGRYFATNEVKLFIFLMVAHFDLELEDPDTEIPHFDKSRWGFGIMQPSADVPFRYRPRF, encoded by the coding sequence ATGGCGCTGTGGCCGGTGGTGCTCAGTGCGTTGGTCCTGGGGCTCCTCGGGGCCCTGCACCTCCTGGGGGTCTTCCGCCGCCGCAGGCCCGGCGAGCCGCCCCTGGACCGGGGCCTGGTGCCCTGGCTGGGCCACGCTCTCGACTTCCGGCGCGACTCGGTCTCCTTCTTGAGCCGGATGAAGAGGCGGCACGGCGACATCTTCACGGTGCTCATCGGCGGCCGCTACTTCACCTTCGTCTTGGACCCGCTCTCCTTCGGGGCCCTGGTCAAGGAGCGCCGCAGCCGGCTGGACTTCGAGCTCTTCGCCCGGGAGCTGGTCTTCCACGTCTTCGGCTACCGAGGCCCTTCGGAGGACCACTCCATCATCCTGAACGCCAGCGTCAAACACCTCATGGGCCAGGGGCTGGAGCACATGACGCAGGTCATGATGGAGAATCTGGCCAAGGTCCTGCCCCGGCGGGACGGCCCCGGAGCGGCCGGCTGGCGGCACGACGAGCTCTTCCATTTCAGTTACAGCCTGGTCTTCCGTGCCGGCTACCTGTCCCTGTTCGGCTACGAGGAGGAGACCGGGGTCGGGCCCCAGCTGGACAGCACCTTCTACAAATTCCGCAAGTACGACAGCTTCTTCCCCCGGCTCGCCTACTCCGTCCTAACCCCGTGGGAGAAGGCCCAGGTCGAGCAGCTCAAGCACCACTTCTGGGACCTGCTGGAGTACCAGAAGATGGAGAAGTGGGCCAACAAGAGCCACTGGTTAGGGGACCAGCAGCGCAGGCTGACCGAGCTGGGCACTCCCGGTAGCATGTTGGGTCGTTTCAACTTCATGTTGCTGTGGGCCTCGCAGGGCAACACGGGCCCGGCCTCCTTCTGGGCCCTGTTCTACCTCCTCAAGCACCCGGAGGCGCTGAGGGCCGTGCGGGCCGAGGTGGATGGCGTGCTCCGCGAGGCGGGCTGGCAGGGCGGGGGTTCCCTGTTCCAGGTGACCCACAGCATGTTGCAGCGGACCCCCGTGCTGGACAGCGTCTTGGAGGAGACCCTGCGCCTGACCGCCGGGCCCATCCTCATCCGCTCCGTCCTGCAGGACATGACCCTGGACATGGCCAACGGACGATCCTTCGCCCTCCGCCGGGGCGACCGCCTGGCGCTCTTCCCCCACGTGGCCGTCCAGCTGGACCCGGAGATCCACCCCGAGCCCCACGCCTTCAAGTACGACCGCTTCCTCAACGCCGAAGGCAGCCGCAAGGTGGATTTCTTTAAGCACGGCAAGCGGGTCAAGTACTACAGCATGCCCTGGGGGGCCGGCGTGTCCATATGCCCCGGCCGCTACTTCGCCACCAACGAGGTAAAGCTGTTCATCTTCCTCATGGTGGCCCACTTCGACTTGGAGCTGGAGGACCCCGACACCGAGATCCCCCACTTCGACAAGAGCCGCTGGGGCTTCGGCATCATGCAACCCTCCGCCGACGTGCCCTTCCGCTACCGGCCACGCTTTTAG